The proteins below are encoded in one region of bacterium:
- the trxA gene encoding thioredoxin yields MAIELTDENFKKEVLEAEIPVVVDFWAPWCGPCRMLASVIDELAEEYKEKVKIGKLNVDENRNIAIEYGVMSIPTLKFFNKGQIVNEIIGVVNKDVLKKKLDKLISGV; encoded by the coding sequence ATGGCAATTGAATTGACAGACGAAAATTTTAAGAAGGAGGTTCTTGAAGCTGAAATTCCAGTAGTAGTAGATTTCTGGGCACCCTGGTGTGGGCCATGCAGAATGCTTGCTTCGGTAATTGATGAACTGGCAGAGGAGTATAAAGAAAAGGTAAAAATAGGCAAGCTCAATGTTGACGAGAATAGAAATATAGCAATAGAATATGGGGTAATGAGTATTCCAACCCTTAAGTTTTTTAATAAGGGACAGATTGTCAATGAGATAATTGGTGTAGTAAATAAGGATGTTTTGAAAAAGAAGCTTGATAAATTAATCTCCGGGGTGTAG
- a CDS encoding NAD(P)H-dependent oxidoreductase, producing the protein MGKLLAIYGSPRENGRSEKALNILLKNVEAERLYIRNKNIKPCSGCLECSRNGICNIKDDMEEVIPSLISSDIIILSSPVYFKGIPSHLKAMIDRCQVLWNRKIEKKALGFFILTCEKKENFPGCIDVIRAFFATIGARLIDGIILRDDEPLESLKQTIASQSWLSKAQKLALARFSPNKI; encoded by the coding sequence TTGGGTAAGCTTCTTGCGATTTATGGAAGCCCAAGGGAAAATGGAAGATCAGAAAAAGCATTAAACATCCTGCTTAAAAATGTAGAGGCTGAAAGGCTCTATATTAGAAACAAAAATATCAAACCCTGCTCTGGCTGCCTTGAATGTAGCAGAAATGGAATATGCAATATCAAGGACGATATGGAGGAGGTAATCCCAAGCCTTATTTCATCTGATATAATTATTCTTTCCTCGCCTGTTTATTTTAAAGGCATTCCCTCTCATCTTAAGGCTATGATTGATCGATGCCAAGTTTTATGGAATAGAAAAATAGAAAAAAAAGCCCTTGGATTTTTTATCTTAACCTGTGAAAAAAAAGAAAATTTCCCTGGATGTATTGATGTGATAAGGGCATTCTTTGCAACAATTGGGGCAAGGCTTATAGATGGAATTATCTTAAGAGATGATGAACCTTTGGAGTCCTTAAAACAAACGATTGCTTCACAATCTTGGCTTTCTAAGGCTCAAAAACTCGCACTTGCTCGTTTTTCGCCTAATAAAATCTAA